The sequence TCTCATCAAGCTTTGTTGTTGGTGCTTCTACGTCCTTGGCAGCCTCTACAAATATCAATCTGCCATCAACAATCTGAAAACAAATAACCAAATGCAAATCTCAGTCCCAATTATCTGAAAGATATGAAATTTTAGGAAACTCCCCTCCCTTTCACCGGCTTTAAATAGCCAGATTAGTTACACAAAGTATTGAGATATCTTATCTACACAATCTCATATCTACGGTAATATCTCAACCGAGTTGTTACACATAATATTCCTATTCTATCAAGATATACACCAATCCTGGAAACATTCCCTGAATTGATTTTTCTGTTTGAAGAGTTTCATATCAAAAAACATTTAGTCAAGAATTAGATCGTCACCTTGCCATCCAAAGCTTTCATGGCCTTTTGTGCATCATCCTCAGACTCAAAAGTCACAAAGCCGAAACCTTTAGGTCTCTGTGTTTGCGAATCCTTAATAAGACGAGCTATCATaataaacacacacacagacaACAGAATCAGCTTAGACACATAGTCGGAGACTGAGACATTAGAAGTTAATACCTTCTTTAATCTGACCAAAGGGTGAAAATAGCTGCCTTAGCGATTGATCTGTTGTGTAACCAGAGAGTCCTTTGGCAACAGAACATATTGAAATGACAAAAACTgagaaacagaaaaataaaaatgcagAATCTGAGGATGAGAAAGGAATTTATCATACTGCTGACGAAGAGCTGTGTTGTGAACCTCTTAGCCATCGTTATTGCACAGGAAGATTCTTGAATTCGATACAAAGAAGTGAAACCTCCTGATGCGAGCTTAAGCTACTATGAAACGGCGTCGTTTCGGGGAAGGACGACTTTCGCTGTAGGAGTGTAGGGTTTTCTCTGTTAACATTTGATTTTGTGGTTTAGGTATTttatgtttggttcggtttaattcTTTTTTCGGTTATGTCAATCTTAACCGTTAATTGAAACTTGAATCCACACAATTGAGAAAAACCACAAACGAGATTTTACAATAGGCCCAGTAAGGTCCAATTGTTATATCGTTAGGCCCATTAAATTAAACCTAGATCCCTTAACCTTTAAAGAAGAGTCTCAAAGGCGCcgtcaaaaaccctaattcacaGATCAAATTTACTCCTCTCGTGTCTTCGTCGTTAGCTAGCTGGAGAGGTTTGTGCGGCTGCCATTTCGATTCCAAGGTTAGCAAAATCTCCATAGCATCGTACTGTATACTCCT is a genomic window of Brassica napus cultivar Da-Ae chromosome A2, Da-Ae, whole genome shotgun sequence containing:
- the LOC106385689 gene encoding cold-inducible RNA-binding protein; its protein translation is MAKRFTTQLFVSRLSGYTTDQSLRQLFSPFGQIKEARLIKDSQTQRPKGFGFVTFESEDDAQKAMKALDGKIVDGRLIFVEAAKDVEAPTTKLDENTHSHYKTS